In Archangium violaceum, the following are encoded in one genomic region:
- a CDS encoding RCC1 domain-containing protein — MHGLTGALAVAAGYGSSLAMKRDGTVWGWGDNLYGQLGNGRPIGSVTPVRVSDLSGVQALSASNSYVLALKTDGTVWGWGANRFAQLGDGTTTTRARPVQVAGLGGVVATRAGDDFSLAVKSDGNVWAWGLDIHNGPSLSFLTSPVQVTDLSGVAAVSAGLRHALALKTDGTVWAWGNNDSGQAGDGTTTFHPTPVRVDGLTEVTAISAGRYFGLALKKDGTVWAWGENGNGQLGDGTTTVRTRPVQVQGLTSVVAISAGDLSSLALKSDGTVWAWGENGNGQLGDGTTTQRTTPVRVTGLTGIIALPGDGVSLAEKSDGTFWSWGGKVPGGGLEDYRTTPEQVTVIPRTRTVAFAAKYTVVMKTDGTVWTWGFGEEGQLGDGTLAFALTPGPAVLTAYTDG, encoded by the coding sequence GTGCATGGGCTCACCGGGGCGCTGGCCGTGGCCGCCGGGTATGGGTCCTCCCTGGCGATGAAGAGGGACGGGACCGTCTGGGGATGGGGCGACAACCTGTATGGCCAACTCGGGAATGGGAGGCCGATCGGCAGTGTCACGCCCGTGCGGGTCTCCGACCTCTCGGGGGTGCAGGCCCTCTCCGCGTCGAACTCCTACGTATTGGCACTGAAGACGGACGGCACCGTCTGGGGCTGGGGCGCCAACAGATTCGCTCAGCTAGGCGACGGGACGACCACCACTCGCGCCAGGCCCGTGCAGGTGGCGGGACTCGGCGGAGTCGTGGCCACCCGAGCAGGAGATGATTTCTCGCTGGCGGTGAAGTCGGACGGGAACGTCTGGGCCTGGGGTCTCGATATCCACAACGGGCCGTCGTTGAGCTTCCTGACGTCCCCCGTGCAGGTGACGGATCTCAGCGGAGTGGCGGCCGTCTCCGCGGGCTTGCGCCATGCGTTGGCGCTGAAGACGGATGGCACTGTGTGGGCCTGGGGCAACAACGACTCCGGACAGGCCGGAGACGGGACGACGACCTTCCACCCGACTCCCGTGCGAGTCGACGGCCTCACGGAGGTGACGGCCATCTCCGCGGGGAGATACTTCGGATTGGCGCTGAAGAAGGATGGCACCGTGTGGGCCTGGGGTGAGAACGGCAACGGCCAGCTCGGCGACGGGACGACGACCGTCCGCACCAGACCCGTCCAGGTGCAGGGGCTCACCTCGGTGGTGGCCATTTCCGCCGGAGATCTCTCCTCGCTGGCCTTGAAGTCGGACGGCACCGTGTGGGCCTGGGGTGAGAACGGCAACGGCCAGCTCGGCGACGGGACGACGACCCAGCGGACGACCCCCGTCCGGGTGACAGGACTCACCGGCATCATTGCCCTCCCGGGGGATGGGGTCTCGCTGGCGGAGAAGTCGGACGGCACTTTCTGGAGCTGGGGCGGCAAGGTGCCCGGTGGAGGCCTGGAGGACTACCGCACGACGCCCGAGCAGGTGACCGTCATCCCCAGGACTCGCACCGTGGCCTTCGCCGCGAAGTACACCGTGGTGATGAAGACGGATGGCACCGTCTGGACCTGGGGCTTCGGTGAGGAAGGGCAGCTCGGTGATGGCACCCTCGCCTTCGCGCTGACGCCTGGCCCGGCCGTGCTGACCGCATACACCGACGGATAG
- a CDS encoding PaaI family thioesterase produces the protein MEPRNPDYARDVEELFRKAAFVMDVGYELVAISPGRVETRLTVQPRHLQQDEVIHMGVQATMADHTAGAAAGSLIAADQLVLTTGFTMNLLQAAVGEELRCRAQVLRAGRTLSVVESEVHAVARGQEKLVSKATVTLAVLARKR, from the coding sequence ATGGAACCGAGGAATCCCGATTACGCACGCGACGTGGAGGAGCTCTTCCGCAAGGCGGCGTTCGTCATGGACGTGGGCTACGAGCTGGTCGCCATCTCTCCCGGGCGGGTGGAGACGCGGCTGACGGTCCAGCCCCGGCACCTGCAGCAGGACGAAGTCATCCACATGGGCGTGCAGGCGACGATGGCGGACCACACCGCGGGCGCGGCGGCGGGCTCGCTGATCGCCGCGGACCAGCTGGTCCTCACCACGGGCTTCACCATGAACCTGCTCCAGGCGGCCGTGGGCGAGGAGCTGCGGTGCCGCGCCCAGGTGCTGCGCGCCGGGCGGACCCTCTCCGTCGTCGAGTCGGAGGTCCACGCCGTGGCCCGGGGCCAGGAGAAGCTCGTCTCGAAGGCCACGGTGACGCTGGCGGTACTGGCCCGGAAGCGCTGA
- a CDS encoding DUF4126 family protein: MERSGVLAAAGLGAVAGMRSFSAPAILSILLARDGGSVQGRIEQALSSKVGGRTLSMLALGELVGDKLPNIPARTAPPALAGRILSGALVGAALARRDKQPVLGPVLLGAAAAVASSFAFSALRRFATQRLHVPNIVAGLLEDALVAMAGTRLLAALK; the protein is encoded by the coding sequence ATGGAACGAAGCGGTGTGCTGGCAGCGGCGGGACTGGGAGCGGTGGCGGGGATGCGGTCCTTCAGTGCTCCCGCCATCTTGAGCATTCTTCTGGCCCGGGATGGCGGATCCGTCCAGGGCCGCATCGAACAGGCCCTGTCCTCGAAGGTGGGTGGGCGGACGCTCTCGATGCTGGCCCTCGGCGAGCTCGTCGGAGACAAGCTGCCCAACATCCCCGCGCGCACCGCGCCCCCCGCGCTCGCGGGCCGCATCCTCTCCGGCGCCCTCGTGGGCGCGGCCCTGGCCCGGCGGGACAAACAGCCCGTGCTCGGCCCGGTACTGCTCGGCGCGGCCGCCGCGGTGGCCTCCTCCTTCGCGTTCTCCGCGCTCCGCCGTTTCGCCACGCAGCGGCTCCACGTCCCCAATATCGTCGCGGGCCTGCTGGAGGACGCGCTCGTCGCGATGGCCGGCACCCGGCTCCTGGCCGCGTTGAAGTAG
- a CDS encoding Uma2 family endonuclease, whose translation MAKGKKPATYEDIEALPVGWVGEIVEDELVASPRPVMGHAHVSYALSVMLGAPFAFGNGGPGGWWLLSEPELHLGRAILVPDLAGWRRERLPRLPSSEEPFMTLAPDWVCEVLSPSTATVDRMRKLPIYHREGVAYAWLIDPLARTLEVFRREPSGWLLTATHAGEDVVRAEPFDAVPLGLGALWLERAQPSR comes from the coding sequence ATGGCGAAGGGGAAGAAGCCGGCGACCTACGAGGACATCGAGGCGCTGCCGGTCGGGTGGGTGGGGGAGATTGTCGAGGACGAGCTGGTGGCCTCACCGAGGCCGGTCATGGGACATGCCCATGTCTCCTACGCCCTGAGTGTCATGCTGGGAGCGCCCTTCGCATTCGGGAACGGAGGGCCCGGTGGGTGGTGGCTCCTGTCCGAGCCAGAGCTTCACCTGGGCCGGGCCATCCTCGTGCCGGACCTCGCGGGATGGCGTCGCGAGCGTCTGCCCCGGCTGCCGTCTTCCGAGGAGCCCTTCATGACACTCGCGCCGGACTGGGTGTGCGAGGTGCTCTCGCCCTCCACCGCCACCGTGGACCGGATGCGCAAGCTGCCCATCTACCACCGCGAAGGCGTGGCGTACGCGTGGCTCATCGACCCGCTCGCGCGCACCCTGGAGGTCTTCCGGCGTGAGCCGTCCGGCTGGCTCCTCACCGCGACGCACGCGGGAGAGGACGTGGTGCGCGCCGAGCCCTTCGACGCGGTGCCGCTCGGGCTGGGGGCGCTCTGGTTGGAGCGCGCCCAGCCGAGCCGGTGA
- a CDS encoding heme-dependent oxidative N-demethylase family protein, with amino-acid sequence MLPYFPFTQDSYAMTLGVRALSPDESLIEVDEPHYRDELALKAALLAEDPRARFQAGPGTEALQWETVTVLLRVMALQHPQHFALAVEGGRWHWRNHLLGTETAFTPGGDDLPHAPLDWLGRQVQEDLLVLDGGREGLPLVAGQLCFPSMWSLDEKMGRSMMEVHAPVPNLNARLGASTQRLLEGLKPGRSVTRCNWAFTVTDRLDLEPRSLPEWQHLFDGITARDAGERCFLRLERQTLTLLPETGGILFTIHTYRAPVATEVVDPERRRRLANVLRTVPPETRAYKRLTPFLEPLLEYLDGEAASRVASTG; translated from the coding sequence GTGCTGCCCTACTTCCCGTTCACACAAGACAGCTACGCGATGACGCTCGGGGTGCGCGCGTTGAGCCCCGACGAGTCCCTCATCGAGGTGGACGAGCCGCACTACCGCGACGAGCTCGCGCTCAAGGCGGCCCTGTTGGCCGAGGACCCGCGGGCCCGCTTCCAGGCCGGGCCCGGCACGGAGGCGCTCCAATGGGAGACGGTGACGGTGCTGCTGCGGGTGATGGCGCTCCAGCACCCCCAGCACTTCGCGCTGGCGGTGGAAGGCGGGCGCTGGCACTGGCGCAACCACCTGCTCGGTACGGAGACGGCCTTCACCCCGGGCGGGGACGATCTTCCCCACGCCCCGCTCGACTGGCTCGGCCGGCAGGTGCAGGAGGATCTGCTGGTGTTGGATGGAGGGCGCGAGGGACTGCCGCTGGTCGCCGGGCAGCTCTGCTTCCCCTCGATGTGGAGCCTCGACGAGAAGATGGGGCGCTCGATGATGGAGGTGCACGCGCCGGTGCCGAACCTCAACGCGCGGTTGGGGGCCTCCACCCAGCGGTTGCTGGAGGGGCTCAAGCCCGGACGGTCGGTGACGCGCTGCAACTGGGCCTTCACCGTCACGGACCGGCTGGACCTGGAGCCTCGGAGCCTGCCCGAGTGGCAGCACCTGTTCGACGGCATCACCGCGCGCGACGCGGGGGAGCGGTGCTTCCTGCGGCTGGAGCGGCAGACACTCACGCTGCTGCCGGAGACAGGCGGAATCCTCTTCACCATCCACACGTACCGCGCCCCCGTGGCCACCGAGGTGGTGGACCCCGAGCGCCGCCGCCGCCTGGCCAACGTACTGCGCACCGTGCCGCCGGAAACGCGGGCCTACAAGCGGCTCACCCCGTTCCTCGAGCCGCTCCTGGAGTACCTGGACGGCGAGGCCGCGTCCCGGGTGGCCTCCACCGGATAG
- a CDS encoding enoyl-CoA hydratase/isomerase family protein has product MNTDVLLETRGPVGLVTLNRPKALNALDLGMIRALHPALAAWAKEPSVKAVVIRGAGGRAFCAGGDVRAVAVSLGSPAPEGQEPLSRSFFREEYRLNHLIHHYPKPYIALVDGISMGGGLGLSVHGSHRVVTERLVLAMPETAIGLFPDVGGGWFLPRFPGEAGTYLGLTGTRCNTADAMWLGYGTQHVTHDTLDAVVDALAATDWSVGAARDVATRVLSGFTTEPGPSPLSAHRETIDRCFSKNRVEDILAALEAERTPWAEETRATLGRMSPSSLKVTLRQLRLCRSRPYDEVVTVEYRLSQHCTALPDFREGIRAVLVDKDNRPRWNPPTLAEVREADVEACFSPLGDRDLVVPH; this is encoded by the coding sequence ATGAACACGGACGTGCTGCTGGAGACGCGGGGGCCCGTGGGCCTGGTGACGCTCAACCGCCCGAAGGCGCTCAACGCGCTCGACCTGGGGATGATTCGCGCGCTGCACCCGGCGCTGGCGGCCTGGGCGAAGGAGCCCTCGGTGAAGGCCGTGGTGATTCGCGGCGCTGGCGGCCGCGCGTTCTGTGCCGGCGGTGACGTGCGCGCCGTGGCCGTCTCGCTGGGCTCGCCCGCACCCGAGGGACAGGAGCCCCTCTCCCGCTCCTTCTTCCGCGAGGAGTACCGGCTCAACCACCTCATCCACCACTACCCCAAGCCGTACATCGCGCTCGTGGATGGCATCAGCATGGGCGGAGGGCTCGGGCTGTCCGTGCACGGCTCGCACCGCGTCGTCACCGAGCGGCTCGTGCTCGCCATGCCCGAGACGGCGATTGGATTGTTCCCCGACGTGGGCGGTGGGTGGTTCCTCCCGCGCTTTCCGGGCGAGGCCGGCACGTACCTCGGGCTCACGGGCACCCGGTGCAACACCGCGGATGCGATGTGGCTCGGGTATGGAACACAGCACGTGACGCACGACACGCTGGACGCAGTGGTGGACGCGCTCGCCGCCACGGATTGGAGCGTGGGGGCAGCGCGCGACGTGGCCACACGGGTGCTGTCCGGCTTCACCACCGAGCCCGGGCCTTCGCCGCTGAGCGCGCACCGCGAGACCATCGACCGGTGCTTCTCGAAGAACCGGGTGGAGGACATCCTCGCGGCGCTGGAGGCCGAGCGCACGCCGTGGGCCGAGGAGACGCGGGCCACGCTGGGGCGCATGTCGCCCTCGAGCCTGAAGGTGACGCTGCGCCAGTTGCGGCTGTGCCGGAGCAGGCCCTACGACGAGGTCGTCACCGTGGAGTACCGGCTGAGCCAGCACTGCACCGCGCTGCCGGACTTCCGCGAGGGCATCCGCGCCGTGCTCGTGGACAAGGACAACCGCCCCAGGTGGAACCCGCCCACCCTGGCCGAGGTGCGTGAAGCGGACGTGGAGGCGTGCTTCTCGCCACTCGGGGACAGGGACCTGGTCGTGCCACACTGA
- a CDS encoding class I SAM-dependent methyltransferase, which produces MRSFLTVACLALAGCAHTAPPAGSSTPAATTPASIARAVVEAPDRTEADRALDAGRHPAALLEFVGVQPGMKVAELMAGGGYTTELLARAVGPTGTVYGHNPKFVLERFAEKPWSERLAKPVNQRVVRVDREFDEPLPPEVTDLDAVVSNIIYHDTVWLKADRAKMNAAIFRALEPGGVYVVLDSSAKPGTGVNDAQTLHRIEEQLVRDEVLAAGFQLAGESDVWRNPEDARDWNSSPGAAGERRGTSDRFALKFVKPR; this is translated from the coding sequence ATGCGCTCCTTCCTCACCGTCGCGTGTCTCGCCCTGGCCGGCTGCGCCCATACCGCGCCGCCCGCCGGGTCCTCCACTCCCGCCGCCACGACCCCCGCGTCCATCGCCCGCGCCGTCGTCGAGGCTCCGGACCGGACCGAGGCCGATCGGGCCCTCGACGCGGGACGTCACCCCGCCGCCCTGCTCGAGTTCGTGGGCGTCCAGCCCGGCATGAAGGTCGCCGAGCTGATGGCCGGTGGCGGCTACACCACCGAGCTGCTCGCCCGCGCGGTGGGCCCCACGGGCACCGTCTACGGGCACAATCCGAAGTTCGTCCTCGAGCGCTTCGCCGAGAAGCCCTGGAGCGAGCGGCTCGCCAAACCCGTCAACCAGCGGGTGGTGCGCGTGGACCGCGAGTTCGACGAGCCCCTGCCTCCCGAAGTCACCGACCTGGACGCCGTGGTGAGCAACATCATCTACCACGACACCGTGTGGCTGAAGGCCGACCGCGCGAAGATGAACGCGGCCATCTTCCGGGCACTCGAGCCCGGCGGCGTCTACGTCGTCCTCGACTCGAGCGCGAAGCCCGGCACGGGCGTGAACGACGCGCAGACGCTGCACCGCATCGAAGAGCAGCTCGTGCGTGACGAGGTGCTCGCCGCGGGCTTCCAGCTCGCTGGCGAGAGCGATGTCTGGCGCAACCCCGAGGACGCCCGCGACTGGAACTCCAGCCCGGGCGCGGCCGGCGAGCGCCGTGGCACCAGCGATCGCTTCGCGCTGAAGTTCGTCAAGCCGCGCTGA
- the sitI6 gene encoding SitI6 family double-CXXCG motif immunity protein: MKFYRIRQDEAPRYTGNLNAAHKWGLPGIEFICPVCNLGGKMTAAQYPCVDLSHLPEEEQKKLSDPQPVPYEEFSRLRELVRPLAPPGAALESGAEFGPLTGTASGYFGQLFMQNPWSLYVRREALEKLRAAGVRGLHGCPLNVRFRQKNHPELMDLQLELRGQFHPDCLPRNREPPCPSCGLDKGYKLPQPPILAASSLPEDLDVFRLADWSTLIIASEHLVETVTRLELDGVVFQELEAR, translated from the coding sequence ATGAAGTTCTATCGGATTCGGCAAGATGAAGCGCCGCGGTACACGGGCAACTTGAACGCCGCGCACAAATGGGGGCTGCCCGGCATCGAGTTCATTTGCCCTGTCTGTAACCTCGGCGGAAAGATGACGGCGGCGCAGTATCCCTGCGTGGACTTGTCCCACCTGCCGGAGGAGGAGCAGAAGAAGCTGTCCGACCCGCAGCCCGTGCCATACGAGGAGTTCTCCCGACTGCGAGAGCTGGTGCGCCCACTGGCTCCCCCGGGTGCCGCACTGGAGTCCGGGGCGGAGTTCGGCCCGCTGACGGGAACGGCCTCCGGGTACTTCGGCCAGCTGTTCATGCAAAACCCCTGGTCTCTCTACGTGCGCCGCGAGGCGCTGGAGAAACTGCGAGCCGCCGGGGTACGCGGCCTTCACGGTTGCCCGCTCAACGTGCGCTTCCGGCAGAAGAACCATCCGGAGCTGATGGACCTGCAGCTCGAGCTACGCGGCCAGTTCCATCCCGACTGCCTGCCTCGGAATCGCGAGCCTCCGTGCCCCTCGTGTGGCCTCGACAAGGGCTACAAACTCCCGCAGCCGCCCATCCTCGCCGCCTCGTCACTGCCCGAGGATCTGGACGTATTCCGGCTGGCTGATTGGTCCACGCTCATCATCGCCAGCGAGCACCTGGTGGAGACGGTGACGCGGCTGGAGCTGGACGGGGTGGTGTTCCAGGAGCTGGAGGCTCGCTGA
- a CDS encoding PLP-dependent aminotransferase family protein produces MTSWTPELRGRSGPLYRAIADALAEDIDAGRLTPGTRLPTHRELAERVGVTVGTVTRAYAEADKRGLVSGEVGRGTFVRDREVPAYMPKPVDLEDDASPVELGINAPATPEGDPASQALRRSLEELGRTSRLADLLAYQPAAGTTAHRVAGAAWASRFGLQVKPEQVVVCAGGQHAMEVALAALTKPGDTLATEALTYPGVKVLARRFQLRLQGVAMDAQGLVPDAFEAACRGGTVRLLYTQPTCHNPTGALLTEERRKRIAEVARKHGVLVLEDDAYGLLPEQRPPPLASFLPEASYFIAGVSKLLTPGLRIGYLVAPARARGERLAEEVGLASLMTTPLMAEVLARWVEDGTADELVVRQRQEVRERMELTRALLGSEVLRGSPMPLYHLWLGLPEGRRSEEFVAQARRNGVSVTSADLFTAGQGPVPAAVRVCIGTPRTRAQLERGLRRLREVLETGLEPLAAIV; encoded by the coding sequence ATGACAAGTTGGACGCCGGAGCTCCGGGGACGCAGCGGGCCGCTCTACAGGGCCATCGCGGATGCGCTCGCCGAGGACATTGACGCGGGGCGTCTGACCCCGGGCACCCGGCTGCCCACACACCGGGAGCTGGCGGAGCGGGTGGGGGTCACCGTGGGGACGGTGACGCGCGCCTACGCCGAGGCCGACAAGCGCGGGCTGGTGAGCGGTGAGGTGGGACGCGGCACCTTCGTGAGGGACCGCGAGGTGCCCGCGTACATGCCCAAGCCGGTGGACCTGGAGGATGACGCCTCGCCGGTGGAGCTGGGCATCAACGCGCCCGCGACGCCCGAGGGGGACCCGGCGAGCCAGGCGCTCCGCCGCTCGCTGGAGGAGCTGGGCCGGACGTCGCGGCTGGCGGATCTGCTGGCGTACCAGCCGGCCGCGGGCACCACGGCGCACCGCGTCGCGGGAGCGGCGTGGGCCTCGCGCTTCGGGCTGCAGGTGAAGCCGGAGCAGGTGGTGGTGTGCGCGGGCGGACAGCACGCCATGGAGGTGGCGCTGGCGGCGCTCACGAAGCCGGGGGACACGCTGGCCACCGAGGCGCTCACGTACCCGGGGGTGAAGGTGCTGGCGCGGCGCTTCCAGTTGCGGCTGCAGGGGGTGGCCATGGACGCGCAGGGGCTGGTGCCCGACGCCTTCGAGGCGGCGTGCCGTGGCGGCACCGTGCGGCTGCTCTACACCCAGCCCACGTGTCACAACCCCACGGGGGCGCTGCTGACGGAGGAGCGGCGCAAGCGCATCGCCGAGGTGGCGCGCAAGCACGGGGTGCTGGTGCTGGAGGACGATGCGTACGGGCTGCTGCCGGAGCAGCGTCCGCCGCCGCTGGCCTCGTTCCTGCCGGAGGCGAGCTACTTCATCGCCGGGGTGTCGAAGCTGCTGACGCCGGGGCTGCGCATCGGCTACCTGGTGGCGCCGGCGAGGGCGCGGGGCGAGCGGCTGGCGGAGGAGGTGGGGCTGGCCTCGCTGATGACGACGCCGCTGATGGCGGAGGTGCTGGCGCGCTGGGTGGAGGACGGCACGGCGGACGAGCTGGTGGTGCGCCAGCGGCAGGAGGTGCGGGAGCGGATGGAGCTGACGCGCGCGCTGCTGGGGAGCGAGGTGCTGCGCGGGTCGCCGATGCCGCTGTACCACCTGTGGCTGGGGCTGCCGGAGGGGCGCAGGAGCGAGGAGTTCGTGGCGCAGGCGAGGCGCAACGGGGTGTCGGTGACGTCGGCGGACCTGTTCACCGCGGGGCAGGGGCCGGTGCCGGCGGCGGTGCGGGTGTGCATCGGAACGCCGCGCACGCGCGCGCAGCTGGAGCGAGGCCTGCGGCGGCTGCGCGAGGTACTCGAGACAGGATTGGAGCCGCTGGCCGCCATCGTGTGA
- the sitA6 gene encoding SitA6 family polymorphic toxin lipoprotein produces the protein MKRPFLPLFSLWLSLAALSLSGCGTTSPISRAWVEATQDDPLACEDPGADQCVVLACDGEQGECGIFRCEDVDPEAVTRASLAHGAELARGGAYYRPPFRGPGPTRNWRRTGLRDGVRPRLTFHFRYRDGYLPAFPRLEGKLVKHHLFPQAQDLAAWFVRNGINPHEWTMVIPEHAHLRIHRGGGRGGAWNEAWREFRNANATRKVPPAELLAKAFELAYRFDIVGPIVPYGHTLVPPGPQIFVP, from the coding sequence ATGAAAAGACCCTTCTTGCCCCTGTTCTCGCTCTGGCTGTCCCTCGCCGCCCTGTCGTTGTCCGGGTGCGGTACGACGTCTCCCATCTCACGCGCCTGGGTGGAAGCAACCCAGGACGACCCCCTTGCATGTGAGGACCCGGGCGCGGACCAGTGCGTCGTCCTTGCGTGCGACGGCGAGCAAGGCGAGTGCGGCATCTTCCGTTGCGAGGACGTGGACCCGGAGGCGGTGACGCGCGCGTCCCTGGCACACGGCGCGGAGTTGGCGCGGGGAGGCGCGTACTACCGCCCTCCCTTTCGCGGTCCAGGACCCACTCGCAACTGGAGGCGCACTGGACTGCGGGATGGTGTTCGACCACGGCTGACGTTCCACTTCCGCTACCGCGATGGCTACCTCCCCGCCTTCCCGAGACTCGAAGGCAAGCTGGTCAAACACCACCTCTTCCCCCAAGCGCAGGACCTCGCGGCGTGGTTCGTGCGGAATGGCATCAATCCTCACGAGTGGACGATGGTCATCCCGGAGCACGCACACCTGCGCATCCACAGGGGCGGAGGACGCGGCGGCGCGTGGAATGAGGCCTGGCGCGAGTTCCGGAATGCCAATGCCACACGCAAGGTGCCGCCGGCGGAGCTCCTGGCCAAGGCCTTCGAGCTGGCCTACCGCTTCGACATCGTCGGGCCCATCGTGCCTTACGGTCACACGCTCGTCCCACCCGGTCCCCAGATATTCGTCCCATGA
- a CDS encoding branched-chain amino acid aminotransferase, producing the protein MLPIEVQRSATPKTRPAPEGLGFGKYFTDHMFRMDYSPERGWHQARILPHGPLGLDPGAAVFHYAQAVFDGSKVFRGKDGQLRAFRVLDHSKRLAASAERLAMPPVPPEVAREAIEALVKVDADWVPSAPGTSLYVRPVVMASEAFLGVRPADKYIFFIILSPVGSYFSGGAEPVRIWVEQQHTRAAPGGLGGAKAAANYAAGLQASVEAKKRGYAQVLWLDALEHRYIEEVGTMNLFVRIGDELITPPLDGTFLPGITRESVLTLLRDWGTKVSERKLSIDELREAHKKGELREVFGTGTAAVISPVGALGFQEGQLVIGDGKVGELSKRLYDTVTGIQYGTQPDRHGWMTLIK; encoded by the coding sequence ATGTTGCCCATCGAGGTCCAGCGCTCCGCCACCCCGAAGACCCGGCCCGCCCCCGAGGGGCTCGGCTTCGGCAAGTACTTCACCGACCACATGTTCCGGATGGACTACTCGCCGGAGCGGGGCTGGCACCAGGCGCGGATCCTGCCGCACGGGCCGTTGGGGTTGGACCCGGGCGCGGCGGTGTTCCACTACGCGCAGGCGGTGTTCGACGGCTCGAAGGTGTTCCGCGGCAAGGACGGGCAGCTGCGCGCCTTCCGGGTGCTGGACCACAGCAAGCGGCTGGCGGCGAGCGCCGAGCGGCTGGCGATGCCGCCGGTGCCGCCCGAGGTGGCGCGCGAGGCCATCGAGGCGCTGGTGAAGGTGGACGCGGACTGGGTGCCGAGCGCCCCGGGCACGTCGCTGTACGTGCGGCCGGTGGTGATGGCCTCGGAGGCCTTCCTCGGGGTGCGCCCGGCGGACAAGTACATCTTCTTCATCATCCTCAGCCCGGTGGGCAGCTACTTCTCCGGCGGTGCGGAGCCGGTGCGCATCTGGGTGGAGCAGCAGCACACGCGCGCGGCGCCGGGTGGACTGGGTGGCGCGAAGGCGGCGGCCAACTACGCGGCGGGCCTGCAGGCCTCGGTGGAGGCCAAGAAGCGCGGGTACGCGCAGGTGCTGTGGCTGGACGCGCTCGAGCACCGCTACATCGAGGAGGTGGGCACGATGAACCTCTTCGTGCGCATTGGCGACGAGCTCATCACCCCGCCGCTGGACGGCACCTTCCTGCCGGGCATCACCCGCGAGAGCGTGCTGACGCTGCTGCGCGACTGGGGCACGAAGGTGAGCGAGCGCAAGCTGTCCATCGACGAGCTGCGCGAGGCGCACAAGAAGGGCGAGCTGCGCGAGGTGTTCGGCACGGGCACCGCGGCGGTCATCTCCCCGGTGGGCGCGCTGGGCTTCCAGGAGGGCCAGCTCGTCATCGGTGACGGCAAGGTGGGCGAGCTGTCGAAGCGCCTCTACGACACCGTCACGGGCATCCAGTACGGCACGCAGCCCGACCGCCACGGCTGGATGACGCTCATCAAGTAG
- a CDS encoding enoyl-CoA hydratase/isomerase family protein yields MATRVLSGFATEPGPSPLSEHREAIDRCFSKDRVEDILVTLEAERTPWAEETRATLGRMSPSSLKVTRRQVRLCRSRPYDEVVTVEYRLSQHCTALPDFREGIRAVLVDKDNRPKWNPPTLAEVREADVEACFSPLGDRDLVV; encoded by the coding sequence GTGGCCACGCGAGTTCTGTCCGGCTTCGCCACCGAGCCAGGGCCCTCGCCGCTGAGTGAGCACCGCGAGGCCATCGACCGGTGCTTCTCGAAGGACCGGGTGGAGGACATCCTCGTGACGCTGGAGGCCGAGCGCACGCCGTGGGCCGAGGAGACGCGGGCCACGCTGGGGCGCATGTCGCCCTCGAGCCTGAAGGTGACACGGCGCCAGGTGCGGCTGTGCCGGAGCAGGCCCTACGACGAGGTCGTCACCGTGGAGTACCGGCTGAGCCAGCACTGCACCGCACTGCCGGACTTCCGCGAAGGCATCCGCGCCGTGCTCGTGGACAAGGACAACCGCCCGAAGTGGAACCCGCCCACCCTGGCCGAGGTGCGTGAAGCGGACGTGGAGGCGTGCTTCTCGCCACTCGGGGACAGGGACCTGGTGGTGTGA